The proteins below come from a single Crossiella sp. CA-258035 genomic window:
- a CDS encoding neutral zinc metallopeptidase yields the protein MALVGGCAVKVGGEAKRAGAVLDPGKVAGLPVTEGHSGARSGAPAATIQVDNSDSGPMDTLARNAVADVQDYWIERFPKDFGKPFQAVSRYVSYDSDGANLQLCRTNTKELVNAFFCPSEDTIAWDRGQLLPQLADRFGELAVVTVLAHEIGHAVSQRAGLAKPGTPTIVSEQQADCFTGAFFKHMADGKTAHFVVSTGEGLNNVLQTMFSLRDQVGSSFTNKNAHGNAFDRVSAFQFGFSQGPVRCAQIDPAEIQRRITELPFKATDGFRGNLPITAENLLTIVENLKLVFKESGAQPPDVLNGSVSCPDGKVTQPASYCPATNSISLEVEQLAQIGAAPQRGAKKGMAIGDFAAFAEVASRYVLSVQKATGFPLSDTNAGLRTACLVGSWAGALLERPSGGRNPVGTIRISAGDLDEAVAELLSGKSLIAADVNGTHVPSGFARIEAFRIGFMEGNSSCVEDFGA from the coding sequence GTGGCGCTTGTTGGTGGGTGCGCCGTCAAGGTTGGTGGGGAGGCCAAGCGGGCTGGGGCCGTTCTTGATCCCGGGAAGGTGGCTGGGTTGCCGGTCACCGAGGGGCACAGTGGGGCCCGGAGTGGTGCGCCGGCGGCCACCATCCAGGTGGACAACAGTGACAGTGGGCCGATGGACACGTTGGCGCGCAACGCGGTCGCCGATGTCCAGGACTACTGGATCGAGCGGTTTCCGAAGGACTTCGGCAAGCCGTTCCAGGCGGTGTCGCGGTACGTCTCCTATGACTCGGACGGGGCGAACCTCCAGCTGTGCCGGACCAACACCAAAGAGCTGGTGAACGCGTTCTTCTGTCCGTCCGAAGACACCATCGCGTGGGACCGGGGGCAGTTGCTGCCCCAGCTGGCTGATCGGTTCGGCGAGTTGGCCGTGGTGACCGTGTTGGCGCACGAGATCGGGCACGCCGTGTCGCAGCGGGCGGGGCTGGCGAAGCCGGGGACGCCGACGATCGTCAGTGAGCAGCAGGCCGACTGCTTCACCGGGGCCTTCTTCAAGCACATGGCTGACGGCAAGACCGCGCACTTCGTGGTGTCCACCGGCGAGGGCCTGAACAACGTGTTGCAGACGATGTTTTCGCTGCGGGACCAGGTCGGCTCCTCCTTCACCAACAAGAACGCGCACGGCAACGCCTTCGACCGGGTGTCGGCCTTCCAGTTCGGGTTCAGCCAGGGGCCGGTGCGGTGCGCGCAGATCGATCCGGCGGAGATCCAGCGGCGGATCACCGAGCTGCCGTTCAAGGCGACGGACGGCTTCCGCGGGAACCTGCCGATCACGGCGGAGAACCTGCTGACCATCGTGGAGAACCTCAAGCTGGTGTTCAAGGAGTCCGGGGCGCAGCCGCCCGACGTGCTCAACGGATCGGTGAGCTGCCCGGACGGCAAGGTGACCCAGCCTGCCTCCTACTGCCCGGCGACCAACTCGATCAGCCTGGAAGTGGAGCAGCTCGCCCAGATCGGCGCGGCGCCGCAGCGCGGGGCGAAGAAGGGCATGGCGATCGGAGACTTCGCGGCCTTCGCCGAGGTGGCGTCGCGGTATGTGCTCTCGGTGCAGAAGGCGACCGGGTTCCCGCTCAGCGACACCAACGCCGGGCTGCGCACCGCCTGCCTGGTCGGCTCCTGGGCCGGGGCGTTGCTGGAACGGCCCAGCGGGGGACGCAACCCGGTGGGGACCATCCGGATCTCGGCGGGGGACCTGGACGAGGCGGTGGCCGAGCTGCTGTCCGGGAAGAGCCTGATCGCGGCGGATGTGAACGGGACGCATGTGCCGTCCGGGTTCGCGCGGATCGAGGCGTTCCGGATCGGGTTCATGGAGGGCAACTCGTCGTGTGTCGAGGACTTCGGAGCCTGA